The Sphingobacterium bambusae genome includes a window with the following:
- the serS gene encoding serine--tRNA ligase — protein sequence MLQINYIRENRDAVIERLAVKNFKEVNLVDDLIQLDESRRKIQNESDSIAAEANAAAKQIGDLMRQGKKDEAEAVKSKSSGYKEQVKQLVEQLANVEKELHDKLVQLPNLPHSSVPVGHTADDNEVVLAHGEVPTLAADAQPHWELLTKYDIVDLELGVKVTGAGFPVYKGKGARLQRALINFFLDQAAEAGYSEVQVPIFVNEASAFATGQLPDKEGQMYHVTGDDFYLIPTAEVPVTNLYRDVIVKEDEFPIKHSAYTPCFRREAGSYGAHVRGLNRLHQFDKVETVQIVHPDQSYAVIEEMSLYIQGLLQKLELPYRVLRLCGGDMSFTSALTYDMEVFSAAQQRWLEVSSVSNFETYQSNRLKVRFKNEEGKMQLAHTLNGSALALPRIVASILENNQTEKGIRVPAVLVPYTGFEWID from the coding sequence ATGTTACAAATAAATTATATCCGTGAAAACAGGGATGCCGTAATCGAACGATTGGCTGTCAAGAATTTTAAAGAGGTGAACTTGGTTGATGATTTGATTCAATTGGATGAGTCGCGCCGTAAAATTCAGAACGAGTCCGATTCGATCGCTGCGGAAGCCAACGCTGCGGCAAAGCAGATTGGAGATTTAATGCGCCAAGGAAAGAAAGATGAAGCCGAAGCCGTTAAATCGAAATCTTCCGGATATAAGGAGCAGGTGAAACAGCTCGTCGAACAGTTAGCTAATGTCGAAAAAGAATTGCACGACAAGCTTGTGCAACTGCCCAATCTGCCACATAGCTCAGTTCCTGTGGGTCACACGGCAGATGACAATGAAGTGGTTCTGGCACATGGCGAAGTTCCAACGTTAGCGGCCGACGCGCAGCCACACTGGGAGCTATTGACAAAATATGATATTGTGGATTTGGAACTTGGGGTGAAGGTAACAGGTGCGGGCTTTCCCGTCTATAAAGGCAAGGGAGCTCGCTTACAGCGTGCATTGATTAATTTTTTCTTGGATCAAGCGGCCGAAGCTGGTTACAGTGAGGTGCAGGTACCGATCTTCGTCAATGAAGCTTCTGCTTTTGCTACGGGACAACTTCCAGATAAAGAGGGGCAAATGTACCACGTTACCGGAGACGACTTTTACTTGATCCCTACAGCTGAGGTGCCCGTAACCAATCTATACCGCGATGTTATTGTCAAGGAAGATGAGTTCCCTATCAAGCATTCGGCCTACACGCCATGTTTTCGCCGTGAAGCCGGTTCTTATGGGGCTCACGTGCGTGGATTGAATAGGTTGCACCAGTTTGATAAAGTGGAAACTGTTCAGATCGTGCACCCCGACCAATCGTATGCCGTTATCGAAGAGATGAGCCTATATATACAAGGATTGTTGCAAAAACTGGAATTGCCTTATCGTGTGTTGCGCCTCTGTGGTGGTGATATGAGCTTCACCTCTGCCTTGACCTATGACATGGAGGTCTTCAGCGCAGCACAACAGCGTTGGCTAGAGGTGTCTTCCGTTTCCAACTTTGAAACTTACCAGTCTAACCGCTTGAAGGTACGTTTTAAAAATGAAGAAGGAAAGATGCAGCTTGCCCATACGTTAAATGGATCTGCATTGGCTTTGCCGCGCATCGTGGCATCTATATTAGAAAACAATCAAACCGAAAAAGGAATACGTGTGCCAGCAGTACTGGTGCCTTATACTGGTTTTGAGTGGATTGACTAG